The genomic segment ACGGCGCCGAAGCTCTGACCGTCACCCACCGGAAACGCGAGGGGCATGGTGTTCACGAACCAGCCCATCGCGTGGGCGTAGGGCCCGTTCCCGCGGTCGCTGACCGGCATGAGGGTCCGGTGGACGTCGGGCCCGCCCTCCTTGCGCACGGCCACGCCCACGGCCGCGAGCAGCCCCATGTGGACCTTCCCGCCGGCGTCCCGGCACACCGTCTCAAGACCCTTCATCTCCTCGGCGGTGAGCAGGCACGTGGTCTCGTTGGCCGCCGGGTACATGCGGCCCGGCTCGAGGCCCATGTCCAGCGGGAAGCGCGGGAAGAGGCTTCCGGTCCCGGCGATGAACGCCTTCCAGCGGTCCAGGCGCGGGTCGTCGACGTGCAGGTCGATGTTGCGGTCGCGCTGCTCGTGGCTGAAGGCGAGGTAGCTGCCGGTCTCGGGGAGGGCGGGGGTGCGGCCGTCCGCGTAGGCGCGGTAGGCCTCGGCGATGTCGCGCACGCCGACCGGCATGGACAGCCCGTCGGCCACGGCGTGGTCGCAGGAGAACCACACGGTGGCGGAGTCGTCCCGGATGACGGCGCCGAGCCGGATCATGGGCCAGACGAGCGGGTCGACTCCACGGAAGATGTGGTGCAGCAGGTCGCGTACGGCGGACGGCGACTCCGCGTGCCCGTGGTCGACCGGCCTCAACTCGACGTGTTCCGGGGCGAGGACGTCACAGGACAGGCCGCCGGTGAGCTGCTGGAAGGTGCTGCGCAGGACGTCGTGGCGCCGTACGAAGTGCAGCAGGGCGGCGCCGAGCGCTTCGCGGTCGACGGGGCCGGACAGCTCGAACGTCGCGGCGATGTACGTGGTGAGGTAGTCGTCGGCGGCGCGGGCCTCCTGGGCGATGCTGAAGTGCTTCTCCTGGTTGAAGCTGGTGACCCCGCTCGGCTGCTCGTTCCCGTCCGCGGCGACCATCCGCCACTCGTACACGTCTCCCGGGGCGAACTGCACGTCTTCGACGTTTACCTGCATCACGCCCCGCCCAACGAGACGCCTCCCGCGGGGCAACGGCACGTCACGGAATCCGCGCGGGGACCGGCGCGACCGGCCGTCGCCTGCGGGCAGTTCCGGGTTGCTCGCGCAGTTCCCCGCGCCCCTGGGGAGCCGACGCACGGGTCGACGCCCACACAACGCTCCCCGCACGGAGGTGCGGTCAAGGGGCGCGGGGAACTGCGCGACCAGCCACGACGGGCCCGCAGGGAAGCCGTCGCCTGGTTCGTCCGCACACAACGCTCCCCGCACGGAGGTGCCGTTCAGGGGCGCGGGGAACTGCGCGACCAGCCACCGACTGCCCGCAGACGCGTCTGCCTCCCGCGGTGCATCGGCGGCCGCGGGCAGTCGCGGGTTGCTCGCGCAGTTCCCCGCGCCCCCACCGGGGCACAGGTCAGCGCGCGCCCCGGCGCCGGGGCAGGAACGTGAAGACCGCTCCGCCCAGGAGGATCACCGTGCCGGCGACAAGACCGAGCGCCCGCAGCGCCCCGTCGTCCTCCGCCCCCGTCTCCGCGAGACCCCCGCCCGAGGCGGAGCCACCCGCGGCGGAGCCACCCGCCGTACCGGAGCCCCCGGCCGCACCGGAACCACCCGTCCCGGAGGAACCCCCCGCCGCCCCGCCCGGCTG from the Streptomyces venezuelae genome contains:
- a CDS encoding condensation domain-containing protein; translated protein: MQFAPGDVYEWRMVAADGNEQPSGVTSFNQEKHFSIAQEARAADDYLTTYIAATFELSGPVDREALGAALLHFVRRHDVLRSTFQQLTGGLSCDVLAPEHVELRPVDHGHAESPSAVRDLLHHIFRGVDPLVWPMIRLGAVIRDDSATVWFSCDHAVADGLSMPVGVRDIAEAYRAYADGRTPALPETGSYLAFSHEQRDRNIDLHVDDPRLDRWKAFIAGTGSLFPRFPLDMGLEPGRMYPAANETTCLLTAEEMKGLETVCRDAGGKVHMGLLAAVGVAVRKEGGPDVHRTLMPVSDRGNGPYAHAMGWFVNTMPLAFPVGDGQSFGAVMAGVRAALTDMWQHIDVPFVRVWELLAPDEYCAHHYWPYSVNWFSYLDVRRSPGAEFHMERNARSHVWAEGSGWYNFWLVRTDTGLYMNAIYAGTDRAKETKRALDGTLRRTLRNLVDYGGF